One Glycine soja cultivar W05 chromosome 2, ASM419377v2, whole genome shotgun sequence genomic region harbors:
- the LOC114402016 gene encoding integrin-linked protein kinase 1-like → MEIKKLQPRFSLGRQSSLAPERGGCGGDASEALDPAVRLMYLANEGDSDGIKELLDAGSDVNFTDIDGRTALHVAACQGRTDVVGLLLRRGADVDPQDRWGSTPLVDAMYYKNHDVVKLLEKHGARPPMAPMHVQNAREVPEYEIDPSELDFTNSVCITKGTFRIALWRGTQVAVKTLGEELFTDDDKVKAFHDELTLLEKIRHPNVVQFLGAVTQSTPMMIVTEYLPQGDLRAYLKRKGALKPVTAVKFALDIARGMNYLHEHKPEAIIHRDLEPSNILRDDSGHLKVADFGVSKLLKVAKTVKEDKPVTSLDTSWRYVAPEVYKNEEYDTKVDVFSFALILQEMIEGCPPFYEKPENEVPKAYVENERPPFRASPKLYAYGLKQLIEECWDEKPYRRPTFRQIIGRLEDIYYHLAQKRRWKVRAPGCFQNLEVIFRGNRTNPSSRSSRSTAR, encoded by the exons ATGGAAATCAAGAAGCTCCAGCCTCGCTTCTCTCTCGGCCGCCAATCCTCCCTCGCGCCGGAGCGCGGCGGCTGCGGCGGCGACGCGTCGGAGGCGCTGGACCCGGCGGTCCGGTTGATGTATCTGGCCAACGAAGGCGACTCGGACGGTATTAAGGAGCTCTTGGACGCCGGGAGTGACGTCAATTTCACCGACATTGACGGCCGCACCGCGCTCCACGTCGCCGCCTGCCAGGGCCGCACCGACGTAGTTGGCTTGCTGCTCCGACGAGGCGCCGACGTCGATCCTCAAGACCGCTGGGGCAGCACC CCTCTAGTTGATGCAATGTACTACAAAAATCACGACGTTGTCAAGCTTTTGGAGAAACACGGTGCAAGACCCCCG atgGCTCCCATGCATGTGCAAAATGCTCGTGAAGTCCCGGAGTATGAGATTGATCCTTCTGAACTTGATTTTACTAATAGCGTTTGCATAACAAAG gGAACTTTTCGGATTGCATTATGGCGTGGAACTCAGGTTGCTGTCAAGACACTTGGGGAGGAATTGTTCACTGATGATGATAAAGT AAAGGCATTTCATGATGAGCTTACATTGCTTGAGAAAATAAGACATCCAAATGTAGTCCAGTTTTTGGGTGCTGTAACACAAAGCACACCGATGATGATTGTCACAGAATATCTACCCCAG GGGGATCTCCGTGCCTACTTGAAGCGGAAAGGTGCATTAAAACCAGTAACAGCTGTAAAGTTTGCACTTGATATTGCTAG GGGTATGAACTATTTGCATGAACATAAACCAGAAGCCATTATACACCGAGATCTTGAGCCTTC AAATATACTGCGGGATGATTCTGGGCATCTGAAAGTTGCAGACTTTGGAGTTAGCAAGTTGCTTAAAGTTGCTAAAACAGTCAAAGAGGACAAACCCGTGACAAGCCTGGATACATCAT GGCGTTATGTTGCTCCAGAGGTATATAAAAATGAGGAATACGACACAAAGGTGGATGTATTTTCATTTGCTTTGATATTACAGGAG ATGATTGAAGGTTGTCCACCGTTTTATGAAAAGCCTGAAAATGAAGTTCCCAAAGCATATGTTGAAAATGAGCGTCCACCATTTAGAGCTTCACCAAAGCTTTATGCTTATGGACTAAAACA GTTAATTGAGGAATGCTGGGATGAAAAACCATACAGAAGACCAACATTTAGGCAAATAATTGGGAGATTGGAAGACATATACTACCATCTTGCTCAAAAGAGGCGCTGGAAG GTTAGGGCTCCTGGATGCTTCCAGAACCTGGAGGTCATATTTAGGGGCAATCGCACAAATCCAAGTAGCCGATCATCTCGCTCTACGGCCAGATAA